The following proteins come from a genomic window of Streptomyces liliiviolaceus:
- a CDS encoding efflux RND transporter permease subunit, translated as MSWLSRFSLAQRALIGLMSIIALLFGAIAIPQLKQQLLPTIELPMVSVLAPYQGASPDVVEKQVVEPIEDNLEAVDGISGVTSTASEGNALIMASFDYGNDSARIVADVQQAVNRARVQLPDDVDPQVVAGSTDDIPTVVLAVTSGKDQQALSDQLDRTVVPALKDIDGVAQVTVDGVRDLEVAVTPDDAKLAKAGLTTAALGQALQAGGATVPAGSFDEDGNNRTVQVGGGFTSLRQIEDLMVTGEGGKKPVRLGAVATVEEKPARTESITRTDGKPSLAVSVTMDHDGSAVAVSDAVQDKLPGLREDLGSGATLTVVSDQGPAVSKSIKGLTTEGALGLLFAVLVILVFLASVRSTLVTAVSIPMSVVLALIVLWVRDESLNILTLGALTIAIGRVVDDSIVVLENIKRHLGYGEERQEAILKAVREVAGAVTSSTLTTVAVFLPIGLTGGMVGELFGSFSLTVTAALLASLLVSLTVVPVLSYWFLRAPKDVRGADPEEARRKAEEKEARSRLQRFYVPVLRFATRRRLTSVAIAVVVLVGTFGMTPLLKTNFFDQGDQEVLTVKQELKPGTSLAATDAQAKKVEQLLADVKGVEDYQVTIGSSGFLAAFGGGTDTNQASYTVKVADSASFDDVQDDIEEGLGKLSGIGTTTVAAGDGFGSQDLSVVVKSADGEVLREAAEKVRDEVAKLDDVTDVTSDLAQSVPRISVKANDKAAAAGFNDATLGAAVGQAVRGTTSGKAILDDTERDVVIKSAKPAETLAELKNLKLGPVKLGDIATVQLVDGPVSMTRIDGQRAATITAKPTGDNTGAVSNELTTKLDKLKLPAGATASIGGVSEDQDDAFASLGLAMLAAIAIVFMLLVATFRSLIQPLILLVSIPFAATGAIGLLVVTGTPMGVPSMIGMLMLIGIVVTNAIVLIDLINQYRKQGYGVVEAVIEGGRHRLRPILMTALATIFALLPMALGITGEGGFIAQPLAVVVIGGLITSTLLTLLLVPTLYAMVELRKERRAKKKSAKRAAAAERETVGV; from the coding sequence ATGTCCTGGCTGTCCCGCTTCAGCCTCGCCCAGCGCGCCCTCATCGGGCTGATGTCGATCATCGCGCTCCTCTTCGGGGCGATAGCGATACCGCAACTCAAGCAGCAGCTGCTGCCCACCATCGAACTGCCCATGGTGTCGGTCCTGGCGCCGTACCAGGGCGCGTCCCCCGACGTGGTCGAGAAGCAGGTCGTCGAGCCCATCGAGGACAACCTCGAAGCGGTCGACGGGATCTCCGGCGTCACCTCCACGGCCAGCGAGGGCAACGCCCTGATCATGGCCTCCTTCGACTACGGCAACGACTCCGCCCGGATCGTCGCCGACGTCCAGCAGGCCGTGAACCGCGCCCGCGTCCAGCTCCCGGACGACGTGGACCCGCAGGTGGTCGCCGGTTCCACCGACGACATCCCGACCGTGGTCCTCGCCGTCACCTCCGGCAAGGACCAGCAGGCCCTCTCGGACCAGCTGGACCGTACGGTCGTCCCCGCGCTGAAGGACATCGACGGCGTCGCCCAGGTCACGGTCGACGGCGTACGGGACCTTGAGGTCGCGGTCACGCCCGACGACGCGAAGCTGGCGAAGGCGGGGCTGACCACGGCCGCGCTCGGCCAGGCCCTCCAGGCGGGCGGCGCGACCGTACCGGCCGGGTCCTTCGACGAGGACGGCAACAACCGCACCGTCCAGGTCGGCGGCGGTTTCACCTCGCTCCGGCAGATCGAGGACCTGATGGTCACCGGCGAGGGCGGCAAGAAGCCCGTACGCCTCGGAGCCGTCGCGACCGTCGAGGAGAAGCCCGCCAGGACGGAGTCCATCACCCGCACCGACGGCAAGCCCAGCCTCGCCGTCTCCGTCACCATGGACCACGACGGCAGCGCGGTCGCGGTCTCCGACGCGGTCCAGGACAAGCTGCCCGGCCTGCGCGAGGACCTCGGCTCCGGCGCCACCCTGACGGTCGTCAGCGACCAGGGACCGGCCGTCTCCAAGTCCATCAAGGGCCTGACCACCGAGGGCGCGCTCGGACTGCTCTTCGCGGTCCTGGTCATCCTCGTCTTCCTGGCGTCGGTCCGCTCGACGCTGGTCACCGCGGTCTCCATCCCGATGTCGGTCGTCCTCGCGCTGATCGTGCTCTGGGTCCGCGACGAATCGCTCAACATCCTCACCCTGGGCGCCCTGACCATCGCCATCGGCCGGGTCGTCGACGACTCGATCGTGGTCCTGGAGAACATCAAGCGGCACCTCGGCTACGGCGAGGAGCGCCAGGAGGCGATCCTCAAGGCGGTACGCGAGGTCGCGGGCGCGGTCACCTCCTCGACGCTCACCACGGTCGCGGTCTTCCTGCCCATCGGCCTGACCGGCGGCATGGTCGGCGAACTGTTCGGCTCGTTCTCCCTGACGGTCACCGCGGCCCTGCTTGCCTCGCTGCTCGTCTCGCTGACGGTCGTCCCGGTCCTCTCGTACTGGTTCCTGCGCGCCCCCAAGGACGTGCGCGGGGCCGACCCGGAGGAGGCCCGCCGCAAGGCCGAGGAGAAGGAGGCGCGCAGCCGCCTCCAGCGCTTCTACGTGCCCGTCCTGCGCTTCGCCACCCGCCGCCGCCTCACCAGTGTGGCCATCGCGGTGGTCGTGCTCGTCGGTACGTTCGGGATGACGCCCCTGCTGAAGACGAACTTCTTCGACCAGGGCGACCAGGAGGTCCTCACCGTCAAGCAGGAGCTGAAGCCCGGCACCAGCCTGGCCGCGACCGACGCGCAGGCGAAGAAGGTCGAGCAGCTGCTCGCCGACGTCAAGGGCGTCGAGGACTACCAGGTCACGATCGGCTCCTCCGGCTTCCTGGCCGCGTTCGGCGGGGGCACGGACACCAACCAGGCCTCGTACACCGTCAAGGTCGCCGACTCGGCCTCCTTCGACGACGTCCAGGACGACATCGAGGAGGGGCTCGGCAAGCTCTCCGGGATCGGTACGACGACGGTCGCCGCCGGTGACGGGTTCGGCAGCCAGGACCTGAGCGTCGTGGTGAAGTCCGCCGACGGCGAGGTGCTGCGCGAGGCGGCGGAGAAGGTCCGCGACGAGGTCGCGAAGCTGGACGACGTCACCGACGTCACCAGCGACCTCGCCCAGTCGGTGCCGCGCATCTCGGTCAAGGCCAACGACAAGGCGGCCGCCGCCGGGTTCAACGACGCCACGCTCGGCGCGGCCGTCGGCCAGGCCGTCCGCGGCACCACCAGCGGCAAGGCGATCCTCGACGACACCGAGCGGGACGTCGTCATCAAGTCGGCGAAGCCCGCCGAGACGCTGGCCGAGCTGAAGAACCTCAAGCTCGGCCCGGTGAAGCTCGGCGACATCGCGACGGTGCAGCTGGTCGACGGCCCCGTGTCGATGACCCGTATCGACGGTCAGCGCGCGGCCACCATCACGGCCAAGCCGACCGGTGACAACACCGGAGCGGTCAGCAACGAGCTGACGACGAAGCTCGACAAGCTGAAGCTGCCGGCCGGGGCCACGGCCTCCATCGGCGGTGTCTCCGAGGACCAGGACGACGCGTTCGCGTCCCTCGGCCTCGCGATGCTCGCGGCGATCGCGATCGTGTTCATGCTGCTGGTGGCGACCTTCCGGTCGCTGATCCAGCCGCTGATCCTGCTCGTCTCGATCCCGTTCGCGGCGACGGGCGCGATCGGCCTGCTGGTCGTCACCGGCACCCCGATGGGCGTGCCTTCGATGATCGGCATGCTGATGCTGATCGGCATCGTGGTGACGAACGCGATCGTGCTGATCGACCTGATCAACCAGTACCGCAAGCAGGGGTACGGGGTCGTGGAGGCCGTGATCGAGGGCGGCAGGCACCGCCTCCGCCCGATCCTGATGACGGCCCTGGCGACCATCTTCGCCCTGCTCCCGATGGCCCTGGGCATCACCGGCGAGGGCGGCTTCATCGCCCAGCCGCTCGCGGTGGTCGTGATCGGCGGCCTGATCACGTCGACCCTGCTCACGCTGCTGCTCGTACCGACGCTGTACGCGATGGTCGAACTGCGCAAGGAACGCCGCGCGAAGAAGAAGTCCGCGAAGCGGGCGGCTGCCGCCGAGCGGGAGACCGTGGGGGTTTAG
- the pspAA gene encoding PspA-associated protein PspAA, whose product MIVRIMGEGQVRLDDGHLAELNELDDELLAETRAGDEEGFRRTLGALLDAVRRLGAPLPDDSLEPSELILPSPDASLSEVRELLTDDGLLPG is encoded by the coding sequence ATGATCGTGCGGATCATGGGGGAGGGGCAGGTGAGGCTGGACGACGGCCACCTCGCCGAGCTGAACGAGCTGGACGACGAGCTCCTCGCGGAGACCCGGGCCGGGGACGAGGAGGGCTTCCGGCGGACGCTGGGGGCTCTGCTCGACGCGGTGCGGCGTCTGGGGGCGCCGCTCCCGGACGACTCGCTGGAGCCCTCGGAGCTGATCCTCCCGTCCCCGGACGCGAGCCTGTCGGAAGTCCGCGAGCTCCTGACGGACGACGGCCTGCTCCCCGGCTGA
- a CDS encoding PspA/IM30 family protein, which translates to MSGVMKRMGMIFRAKANKALDRAEDPRETLDYSYQKQLELLQKVRRGVADVATSRKRLELQLNQLQGQSSKLEDQGRKALALGREDLAREALSRRAALQQQVTDLETQHQTLQGEEEKLTLAAQRLQAKVDAFRTKKETIKATYTAAQAQTRIGEAFSGISEEMGDVGMAIQRAEDKTAQLQARAGAIDELLASGALDDHSGLAKDDIQSELDRLSGGTDVELELQRMKAELAGGSSSQQAIEGGQGQTQSQQQSKSDTPRFDKQ; encoded by the coding sequence ATGAGCGGTGTCATGAAGCGTATGGGGATGATCTTCCGCGCGAAGGCGAACAAGGCCCTTGACCGGGCCGAGGACCCGCGCGAAACCCTCGACTACTCGTACCAGAAACAGCTGGAGCTGCTGCAGAAGGTGCGCCGCGGCGTCGCCGACGTGGCGACCTCCCGCAAGCGCCTTGAGCTGCAGCTGAACCAGCTCCAGGGCCAGTCCTCCAAGCTGGAGGACCAGGGGCGCAAGGCGCTCGCCCTGGGCCGCGAGGACCTCGCCCGTGAGGCGCTGTCCCGCCGGGCCGCTCTCCAGCAGCAGGTCACCGACCTGGAGACGCAGCACCAGACTCTGCAGGGCGAGGAGGAGAAGCTCACCCTCGCCGCGCAGCGGCTCCAGGCCAAGGTCGACGCCTTCCGCACCAAGAAGGAGACGATCAAGGCCACGTACACGGCCGCCCAGGCGCAGACCCGGATCGGGGAGGCCTTCTCCGGCATCTCCGAGGAGATGGGCGACGTCGGGATGGCCATCCAGCGGGCCGAGGACAAGACCGCGCAGCTCCAGGCGCGGGCCGGGGCCATCGACGAGCTGCTCGCCTCCGGCGCCCTCGACGACCACTCCGGGCTCGCCAAGGACGACATCCAGAGCGAGCTGGACCGGCTGTCCGGGGGTACGGACGTCGAGCTCGAACTGCAGCGGATGAAGGCCGAGCTGGCCGGGGGGTCCTCGTCCCAGCAGGCGATCGAGGGCGGTCAGGGGCAGACTCAGTCCCAGCAGCAGTCGAAGTCGGACACCCCGCGCTTCGACAAGCAGTAG
- a CDS encoding HesB/IscA family protein, whose protein sequence is MSVSDETTTVSDGILLSDAAAAKVKGLLEQEGRDDLALRVAVQPGGCSGLRYQLFFDERSLDGDVVKDFGGVKVVTDRMSAPYLGGASIDFVDTIEKQGFTIDNPNATGSCACGDSFS, encoded by the coding sequence ATGTCCGTATCGGACGAGACCACCACCGTGAGCGACGGCATCCTCCTGTCGGACGCCGCCGCGGCCAAGGTCAAGGGCCTGCTGGAGCAGGAGGGCCGCGACGACCTGGCACTGCGCGTCGCCGTCCAGCCCGGCGGCTGCTCCGGCCTGCGGTACCAGCTCTTCTTCGACGAGCGCTCCCTCGACGGCGACGTCGTCAAGGACTTCGGCGGTGTGAAGGTCGTCACCGACCGCATGAGCGCTCCGTACCTGGGCGGTGCCTCCATCGACTTCGTGGACACCATCGAGAAGCAGGGCTTCACGATCGACAACCCGAACGCGACGGGCTCCTGCGCCTGCGGCGACTCGTTCAGCTAG
- a CDS encoding response regulator, translating to MTIRVLLADDQALLRSAFRVLVDSEPDMEVVGEASDGAEAVRLAREERADVVLMDIRMPGTDGLAATRLISADPGLAQVRVVMLTTFEVDEYVVQSLRAGASGFLGKGSEPDELLNAIRVAAAGDALLSPVATKGLIAKFLAQGGDDDRDPARAERLEALTVREREVLVQVAGGHSNDEIAERLEVSPLTVKTHVNRAMAKLGARDRAQLVVIAYESGLVRPRVE from the coding sequence ATGACGATCCGTGTCCTGCTCGCCGACGACCAGGCACTGCTGCGCAGCGCCTTTCGCGTCCTGGTCGACTCCGAGCCCGACATGGAGGTCGTCGGAGAGGCCTCGGACGGCGCGGAGGCGGTCCGCCTCGCCCGCGAGGAACGGGCCGACGTCGTGCTGATGGACATCCGGATGCCCGGCACCGACGGACTGGCCGCGACCCGCCTCATCAGCGCCGACCCCGGCCTCGCCCAGGTGCGTGTGGTCATGCTGACGACCTTCGAGGTCGACGAGTACGTGGTGCAGTCGCTGCGCGCCGGCGCCTCCGGCTTCCTCGGCAAGGGCTCCGAGCCCGACGAACTGCTCAACGCCATCCGCGTCGCGGCGGCCGGCGACGCCCTGCTGTCGCCCGTGGCCACCAAGGGACTGATCGCGAAGTTCCTCGCGCAGGGCGGCGACGACGACCGCGACCCCGCCCGCGCGGAACGCCTCGAAGCGCTCACCGTCCGCGAGCGCGAGGTCCTCGTCCAGGTCGCCGGCGGCCACTCCAACGACGAGATCGCCGAGCGTCTGGAAGTCAGCCCGCTCACCGTGAAGACGCACGTCAACCGGGCCATGGCCAAGCTGGGAGCCCGCGACAGGGCCCAACTCGTGGTGATCGCCTACGAGTCCGGACTGGTACGCCCAAGGGTGGAGTGA
- the nadA gene encoding quinolinate synthase NadA: MRVVTTAQTQELDVQPTPLALLLLGREADPRSERGVECPGDLPSPSDPNLVERARAAKEKLGSKVFVLGHHYQRDEVIQFADVTGDSFKLAKDAAARPEAEYIVFCGVHFMAESADILTSDDQKVVLPDLAAGCSMADMATAEQVAECWDVLTEAGVAEQVVPVSYMNSSADIKAFTGKHGGTICTSSNAERALEWAFEQGEKVLFLPDQHLGRNTAVRDMGMSLDDCVLYNPHKPNGGLTAEQLRDAKMILWRGHCSVHGRFSLESVEDVRARIPGVNVLVHPECKHEVVSAADYVGSTEYIIKALEAAPAGSKWAIGTELNLVRRLANRFAAEDKEIVFLDKTVCFCSTMNRIDLPHLVWTLESLAEGNLVNRIEVDRETEQFAKLALERMLALP; this comes from the coding sequence GTGCGTGTCGTGACCACCGCCCAGACCCAGGAACTCGACGTACAGCCGACGCCCCTCGCCCTGCTGCTGCTCGGCCGCGAGGCCGACCCGCGGAGCGAGCGCGGCGTCGAGTGTCCCGGTGACCTGCCCTCGCCGTCCGACCCGAACCTGGTGGAGCGCGCCCGCGCCGCCAAGGAGAAGCTCGGCAGCAAGGTGTTCGTGCTCGGTCACCACTACCAGCGCGACGAGGTCATCCAGTTCGCGGATGTCACGGGCGACTCCTTCAAGCTGGCCAAGGACGCCGCCGCGCGCCCCGAGGCCGAGTACATCGTGTTCTGCGGTGTGCACTTCATGGCCGAGTCGGCGGACATCCTGACCTCCGACGACCAGAAGGTGGTCCTGCCCGACCTGGCCGCCGGGTGCTCGATGGCCGACATGGCCACCGCCGAGCAGGTCGCCGAGTGCTGGGACGTGCTGACCGAGGCGGGGGTGGCCGAGCAGGTCGTGCCCGTCTCGTACATGAACTCCTCCGCGGACATCAAGGCGTTCACGGGCAAGCACGGCGGCACGATCTGCACGTCGTCCAATGCCGAGAGGGCGCTGGAGTGGGCGTTCGAGCAGGGTGAGAAGGTGCTGTTCCTTCCCGACCAGCACCTGGGCCGCAACACGGCCGTGCGGGACATGGGGATGTCGCTCGACGACTGCGTCCTCTACAACCCGCACAAGCCGAACGGCGGCCTGACCGCCGAGCAGCTGCGCGACGCGAAGATGATCCTGTGGCGCGGGCACTGCTCGGTGCACGGCCGCTTCTCGCTGGAGTCGGTGGAGGACGTCCGCGCCCGGATACCCGGCGTGAACGTGCTGGTGCACCCCGAGTGCAAGCACGAGGTCGTCAGCGCCGCGGACTACGTGGGCTCCACGGAGTACATCATCAAGGCGCTGGAGGCGGCTCCGGCCGGCTCCAAGTGGGCCATCGGCACGGAGCTGAACCTGGTGCGCCGTCTGGCGAACCGCTTCGCGGCCGAGGACAAGGAGATCGTCTTCCTCGACAAGACGGTCTGCTTCTGCTCGACGATGAACCGCATCGACCTGCCCCACCTGGTCTGGACCCTGGAGTCCCTGGCGGAGGGCAACCTGGTGAACCGCATCGAGGTCGACCGCGAGACGGAACAGTTCGCGAAGCTGGCGCTTGAACGGATGCTGGCGCTGCCGTAG
- a CDS encoding sensor histidine kinase, whose amino-acid sequence MSTLTRARDWLRSHPLVADGTLAAAVLACMLAGSFAEPNGRHGGTMWGTRAPDALGLTLMLLAAATLILRRRYPLWVLAATGALSVVEFVTGDPRAPVAMSAVVALYTVAAATDRPTTWRVGLLTMTVLTGFAMLAGPLPWYAQENLGIFAWTGMAAAAGDAVRSRRAFVHAIRERAERAERTREEEARRRVAEERLRIARDLHDVVAHHIALVNVQAGVAAHVMDKRPDQAKEALAHVREASRSALNELRATVGLLRQSGDPEAPTEPAPGLHRLEELVGTFRSAGLPVEVARTDQGTALPAAVDLAAYRVIQEALTNVRKHAGQEAKAEVSVVRVGPNVEITVLDDGPGDDAPARLEENGGHGLLGMRERVTALGGTCTAGPRYGGGFRVHAILPVKSRAGATASTTTTASTTATASTTEAAKGNPV is encoded by the coding sequence GTGAGCACACTGACGCGCGCAAGGGACTGGCTGAGGTCCCACCCCCTCGTCGCCGACGGCACCCTCGCCGCCGCGGTCCTCGCGTGCATGCTGGCCGGCTCCTTCGCGGAGCCGAACGGCCGGCACGGCGGCACGATGTGGGGCACCCGCGCCCCCGACGCCCTCGGCCTCACCCTCATGCTGCTCGCCGCGGCCACCCTGATCCTGCGCCGCAGGTACCCCCTGTGGGTCCTCGCCGCGACCGGCGCCCTGTCCGTCGTGGAGTTCGTGACCGGCGACCCCCGCGCCCCCGTCGCGATGTCCGCCGTCGTCGCCCTCTACACCGTCGCCGCCGCGACCGACCGCCCCACCACCTGGCGCGTCGGCCTGCTCACGATGACGGTCCTGACCGGATTCGCGATGCTCGCGGGCCCCCTGCCCTGGTACGCCCAGGAGAACCTGGGAATCTTCGCCTGGACGGGCATGGCCGCCGCCGCGGGCGACGCGGTCCGCAGCCGCCGCGCCTTCGTGCACGCCATCAGGGAGCGCGCCGAGCGGGCCGAACGCACCCGCGAGGAGGAGGCCCGCCGCCGCGTCGCGGAGGAACGCCTGCGCATCGCCCGCGATCTGCACGACGTCGTCGCCCACCACATCGCCCTGGTCAACGTGCAGGCCGGAGTCGCCGCGCACGTCATGGACAAGCGCCCCGACCAGGCGAAGGAGGCCCTCGCCCACGTCCGCGAGGCCAGCCGCTCCGCGCTCAACGAACTACGCGCCACGGTCGGCCTGCTGAGGCAGTCGGGCGACCCGGAGGCCCCTACCGAACCGGCCCCGGGCCTGCACCGCCTAGAAGAGCTGGTCGGCACCTTCCGCAGCGCGGGCCTGCCCGTCGAAGTGGCCCGCACCGACCAGGGCACGGCCCTGCCCGCCGCCGTCGACCTGGCCGCGTACCGCGTCATCCAGGAGGCCCTCACCAATGTGCGCAAGCACGCGGGCCAGGAGGCGAAGGCCGAGGTCAGCGTCGTACGGGTGGGCCCGAACGTGGAGATCACCGTCCTGGACGACGGCCCCGGCGACGACGCGCCGGCCCGCCTGGAGGAGAACGGCGGCCACGGACTCCTCGGCATGCGCGAGCGGGTCACCGCCCTCGGCGGCACCTGCACCGCGGGACCCCGATACGGAGGCGGCTTCCGCGTGCATGCGATCCTGCCGGTCAAAAGCCGCGCCGGAGCCACCGCGTCCACGACGACCACCGCGTCCACGACGGCCACCGCGTCCACGACCGAGGCAGCCAAGGGGAACCCCGTATGA